Part of the Pyricularia oryzae 70-15 chromosome 3, whole genome shotgun sequence genome, TTGGCGAGACACTGTCGATTTCCTAAGATCAGCTCGGCCTGGTCGATGCGAAAGGGTGGCCACAGGATCCAGCTGCGCTGTCCCTATCCGACGACCACCCATTTCTAAACTTTCACTCCatacttgttttttttacccCTACAACCGCTACTACAGAATATAATAACGACTTGCATCTCGCAAGTCGACACTCGACCAAGACGGAGGATCCTATACGGTTCGGCTCAACTCCGCGGAGGAGACCGGCACAGCCTTTGGCTGGAAAATTGTCTAGCAAGAGGAGGCGCTTGGAAACGGCTGAAGAAGAGCGGTGCGTCGCCAGATCGAATATGCCTTCTGCTGCATCTCGGCGATTGTATGAGGATCAAATACCTTCGTTTATGTCAGTTTTCGACCTCGACTCGGAACTCATGAGTGACCATAACACAATAACGGTTGTCGACGCCAAGATGATGGATATGGATGCTACACAGCCAAAGATCTCCAGTCAACAAAAGCAGCAACCATTACATCCAGCAGCTCTCCCTTCAGACCCACAACATAAACACCATGACAGCACCTCGACGCAAATGACCGAGTCCAGCGACTCATctccaacaacaacagcttcTTGCACCGACTCTTCATCATTGTCGGACCAGTCACCATCTTCATCCCCCGATTCACCTGTCAACTTAATACCTCTGTCTTCTTTCGCAGGGCCAACATTCGGTGGCCTCTCATCCATGGCTACCTTGAACGTTTCGGAGCCGACCACCCTGGTACGGCCCATGACATCGCCTGGGCCTAGGCGACCACGCAACATGAAGGGACTCTCGATACAACCTCCATTTGCCTCCAATTCACTGGCCTCTACACTTGCTTCTGAGCCATCCTCCCCGTCATTCATCAAGCCAACAATCCCTGCTATGAAGCGCAAGCCAAGCAACCTGAGCTTGAAGACCGGATCTCACGATCTCGTCAAGCCAACTCTGATGGAAATTCCAGCATCCCCAACTCTCGCAATGCCACCGATGCTCCAGAGGCGTGCCTTGAAGCACTCGACATCTTCGCCGCATATGCTCCAAGGACTGAAGTCGTCAACGTTTGGACCTGCAGGAGGCATGACCATCCCGACAGTACTGGAGCGAAACGAGTCTGGCCTCTCTGAATTTCTACGACCATCAAAGCCAAACTCGCCACCCGCGGGCGCTACTGAAGTTATCCCTGAGGAGGGATCCCCGATCAGGGCGCAGGTTGCGAACAGGGCAGCTTTCGACATCGAGCCCTTCCGTGAGATCGAAAACAACGAGGACCAGAAATCCCCCGGCTACCCAGAAGGACCAATCGCAATCTACGAGGATAATGTGTTTTTGTACTCGGAGCCCAACGCGGAGGAAGCATCCAGGTTCGACGTTGTCATTAATGTCGCCAGAGAGGTGCAGAACCCTTTTGAGGTAGCGGCGAGGAAAGCCAGGGAAAGCGAAAGGTCAAAAGACATGTCTCCGATCCCGGACACTGCCTGCAGCTTTGCCACCGCCTTCGAGTACTTCCCAGCTCAAGAAGACTCGGCAACACCTACTACACCAAAGGCTGCGGCCCATCCCTTGAAGGAGCCAGAGTACATCCACATGCTTTGGGATCACAACACCGACATCGCCCCTGATCTGATGGGACTTTGCGAGATAATTGACCGCAAGACCAAGGAAGGCAAGAAGGTCTTGATTCACTGTCAACAAGGCGCGAGCAGATCTGCCAGTTTGATCATTGCTTACGGCATGTACCAGAGACCAGAGCTCAACGTCAACGATGCTTACCACGCAGCCCAAGCCAGGAGTCGTTGGATCAGCCCGAACATGCGCCTCATGTACTGCTTGCAAGACTTCCAAAaggaaaacgccaaaaagcgCCTTACTCCAGGTTCAGCGTTCAGGCCACGTACCGGAAAGAGCCCCACCAAGCACCGCGTGGCTCTTTCTGTCGATGCCATCGACTTGCCCGTTCAGAAGGAGCCCCTGACGGCACCGCTTCCTGGAGATGATGGTGCTACAGACAGTCCCGAACGAAGTCCTCTGAGGCCGCGTGGCAACTCGACTCCCAACTGCACCGACCCTGTTTCTGCAGGGCCCTCTTCCGCGCCGTCAAGCTTCTCGTGGTCGGAAAAGGAGGACGAGAAAGACCTTGGCAAATTCGGCCGCTTCAACGTGGAAGGCATCTTCAGGCCGGCTCAACCCGACTCGGGATTTGTTTCGTCGAGCTCTTTAGGTTCTTCGGCGATGCTGAGGCCCCCACCATCGCCCGGGTTCCCCAAGCCTCCCTTGTCGCCCGGGTTCGCACCCCCATCATTCTCGAAGCCGCCACCATCTCCAGGGTTTGCCCCCATGAACTTCTCAAGACCGCCACCATCCCCGGGCTTTGCTCCTCTAAGGTTGTCAAAGACGCCCCCACCAGCTCCTCTCGGTGGCCTGGCGCCCATTACTCTATCAAGGCCGCCACTCTCGCCCGGTTTCGCACCTCCAGCTTTCGGGAAGCCTCCACCATCTCCTGGTTTCGGAGCCCACCGTTTTGAGAAGAGGAACAACGGTGCGGGCTTTGGAGGATTCGGTGGGTTCGTCCCAATGCACCTgcctgaagagccgtcaCCAGTCGAGGAGGAGCACCAGCAGGCATCCCCTGAGCGGCATGTTCCGATATTACCGGCGGCAACTTTTGAGGATGACGATGCGCTCATGTCACCGAGGGTGGAGACCATGACGAACAACCCGTTACATGACCCATTTGGGTCCGACTTCGCCGGCCTGCGCTTGGTGGAGCAACCGCCAACGCCAAACGACGGGTTATTTTCACCTCGAGCGACGGTGTTTCCCAGAGACCCGTTTCGTCCGTTCGCTCGTCCAACCCAGGTCGCAGATCCCCGGAGTCCCCCAACGAAGGGCGAAACGCCTATTGTGAGATCAATCGACGAGTTGATTTGAGCAGGTCCAGCCATGGACATTGCCGTGTATACACATGCACACTTGAGCCGAACCTAAGGGACTGCTCATGGGTCAACCGTTTGTTTACCTCAGAAATAAAAATATACTACTATCATCCGACCCACCCCAAGCTCCATCATGATTTTCTTTGTACGGGCACTCCAAGCTCTGTCTCATATGTCAGATATTTTCAATTCTTGAAACGCAGCACAGCGGACGGCGAAATGGTGGCAAGCACTGCGTagcttattcttttttttctatgttTCTGATCTCAGGGCCTCCGATTTAGGCAGGGCTCGATCGCTAttccttttgtttttgtttttttttcacatggGGAAGAAAAATCTGGCTGACGCTTTCTCTCTATCGCAATGTATAATCTCTTGATTTCAGGGTTGGTGGGGAGGCTATTATTGTCCTAACGAAGCATCTCGGAGTTTTTGAACTCATTTGCATCATACATGGCGCTGCTGAGGTTGTTTAGGTGGCACACATGCCCTAGCCGCAGATGACATACGGTACATCCTTTGCTGCTTTGCAAcaattacaaaaaaaaagagactttCATATTAAGTCTTGCCAGGGTATTATTGACAAAGGTGtcaaggaagaggaggatgtTGATAGGGGGGAAGGAAGTATAATAGTTTCTAGGATAGGGTATGCTCAATAGGAAAACCAACTCCTAGGACATGACTGCAACAGACATGCAAAGTCTGCTACATATGGTGACACCAAGTTGTTTTGTTGAGGCGGCCGTGTCAAGCTCGAGTCGAACCAGACAATTGCCACCAAATGATTAATGATTGgctaagcaaaaaaaaaaaaaaaaaaagacagcatGGACCTTTTGTGCGAGCTGCATGTATCCTTCGGGAAGCGTTTTGAGTCGAAGCTCATTCCCTGGCAGGGCTGAGCATTTATGATTCATCgtagtggtggtggtgtgtgtATTATAAGGTCTttgattttatttttgtttgtaACATCAGCTGAAAGACGCGCGTGTGGTGGGCCACGAGGGGACCAAGCAGACCCTTTGCACATTTCACCGGACGGTTTACATACTACTAGAACCTAGCAATAGTAGGGAGCTCTTTTACTTCATGTTAGTTttatcctttttcttttcttcatgtTTATCAAAACCATTGTACGATATAGTCATGAACACTTGGTAGGTATAAACATGATGTGTTGATATATTTTGTCTTTCTGGTATCATTTATTTCACACACGCCATCCCTGATTCACATCGCTGGTTCGCATTGACTTGGTTTTCCCAATCTCGATCTTTTGCCGTCGTAATTCAAAAAAACCCGGACTGAGAGAAAGTTCCGTTGGCATGCCGCCGACTGACTTGGcataacctttttttttcccttatgTGTTTCTTGTAACATTCGGTGAGTAATTCTAacatttgtttgtttccttatcatctggtctttttttttctcttcggggtgtgtctttttttatctttagAGGGGTTGACGGGCCGAGGAGTGATGTATTGTCACGGGCTAATCTCATGTTttctttatttatttatttattccATTTGGTTTTATTTAGTTCTGTTGCGTCACCAAATGGAGGGGCGTGTATGTATACTCTCCTAGTGTTTTAGAGGGGGAAGAAGACACTGAAAAACAAAGGATACTACTgacttgggggggggggggggtgtgGGATTCGGGACGTCCCCATTAAGCAaaagattaaaaaaaaaaaaggaaaaaaaaaggacggaaCTTTCCATTCTCGCGACTCGGTGAGCTCGCTATTCATACACCACAGCTTACACCACAAGGGAGTTTATACGAAAGCACAACTCAGTCAACTCTACCATAAACGAACCATTTCTCAAAGTCAATCAATATAATATAAGTGGAGACCAAAAAGCATGTAAATAAAGCACCTTGAATCACTGTACATCACTGACAAGCTGAATCATTTGTTTGGAAGATCTCTATCTATTTTTGTGGAGAAAAACGAAGGGATTCaaacatcaaaacactgtCCCAGGTTGGTATATGTACacgccaagaaaaaaatagaaacagCTCCTTTAAAGCTCCTTCTTCTCACCGCCAccggccttcttcttggccgccTCCTTGGCCATCTTCTCCTGCCTCGCAATGGCAGCCTCGACTCCAATGCCGCCAAACACCAGACCAACACCCAGCCACTGCATCTGGGTCAGGCGGTGGCCAAAGGCGATAACCGAGAGGATCATGGTGAACATCTTGCGTGTGACCGTGACCGTGACCAGGAGGACCGAGGAGAATGTCGCGAGCGTGTAGACTAGAGACGGGCGATTGCTCTGTTAGTTTTATGCCTCGTTCTTGCGACTGAACCAAGATGGCTGGAGAAAGAGAGATCCTTACAAATAAAGACCTGGCCAACGGCACCACACGCCGCAAAGCCAAGGACATCCCTCCAGACGGACGGGTAGCGGCGCATAAAAGCCAGGGCGCTCTGCAACTCTCCAGCGCCGCTGCCTGCGACGACGTCCATGCCCAGCCAGCTGCCCAGACCGGTCTGGACGAGATAGGGGCTGAGGAGGAGGTACAGGCCCGTGACGATAGTGCTCATCATGTTGTTTGCGCACATCATCTGCGGGCCCGTGTAGGGCCTAAAGGCGGTAAAGATGTAGTCCTGGGTCGAGTTGGTCAGGCCGTCAAAGAGCAGGTTGATGCTGAGCAGCAGCAAACCCCAGGATGTCTGGCCCGACGACGGCCTGCCCGCCGACTTCTTCTTGTTGGAGCCGCTGTGCAGCGTAAAGACGGCTacgccggccgtgacggccgCGACGACCAGGTACTTGTACATGGGGTAGCGCTTGCGGAAGAGCGTGATGTGCAGGAACATGACGGGCAGTAGCTTGCAGCTCTTGGCGAGCAGGAAGGTGATGTAGTCGATGTGCGCCAGGCTCGCGTAGCCAAAGGGGCTGGCCAGCGCCGTCGTCAGCGCGACCAGGAGGAGAGGGCCAAGGATGGCCCGCGACGGGATGATGGGGGGAACGGGGCGGCCCCTAGGCGTGCTGGTAATTAGGTACACGAAGCCCGTCGCGGCGGCGAAGATGGACTGAATGGTGTTGAGGAACACGGGGAACTTGAACACCTCAGGCGGCGACCCGGGAGGCCCATAGTTTGTCGTCGTGAGCTTCTCCTGTAGGTAGGCCCAGGTAAGGCTTTGTTTGCATGTTTTTGTCAGTCGGGTCACAGTCAGGATGCC contains:
- a CDS encoding tyrosine-protein phosphatase pmp1 gives rise to the protein MPSAASRRLYEDQIPSFMSVFDLDSELMSDHNTITVVDAKMMDMDATQPKISSQQKQQPLHPAALPSDPQHKHHDSTSTQMTESSDSSPTTTASCTDSSSLSDQSPSSSPDSPVNLIPLSSFAGPTFGGLSSMATLNVSEPTTLVRPMTSPGPRRPRNMKGLSIQPPFASNSLASTLASEPSSPSFIKPTIPAMKRKPSNLSLKTGSHDLVKPTLMEIPASPTLAMPPMLQRRALKHSTSSPHMLQGLKSSTFGPAGGMTIPTVLERNESGLSEFLRPSKPNSPPAGATEVIPEEGSPIRAQVANRAAFDIEPFREIENNEDQKSPGYPEGPIAIYEDNVFLYSEPNAEEASRFDVVINVAREVQNPFEVAARKARESERSKDMSPIPDTACSFATAFEYFPAQEDSATPTTPKAAAHPLKEPEYIHMLWDHNTDIAPDLMGLCEIIDRKTKEGKKVLIHCQQGASRSASLIIAYGMYQRPELNVNDAYHAAQARSRWISPNMRLMYCLQDFQKENAKKRLTPGSAFRPRTGKSPTKHRVALSVDAIDLPVQKEPLTAPLPGDDGATDSPERSPLRPRGNSTPNCTDPVSAGPSSAPSSFSWSEKEDEKDLGKFGRFNVEGIFRPAQPDSGFVSSSSLGSSAMLRPPPSPGFPKPPLSPGFAPPSFSKPPPSPGFAPMNFSRPPPSPGFAPLRLSKTPPPAPLGGLAPITLSRPPLSPGFAPPAFGKPPPSPGFGAHRFEKRNNGAGFGGFGGFVPMHLPEEPSPVEEEHQQASPERHVPILPAATFEDDDALMSPRVETMTNNPLHDPFGSDFAGLRLVEQPPTPNDGLFSPRATVFPRDPFRPFARPTQVADPRSPPTKGETPIVRSIDELI